The Desulfonatronum sp. SC1 genome segment GGTATAAACACCTTCATTGTAGGTAAAAACATATTTTCCCATAACTCGACCTGACTCTCTGTCATTAAATTCAATGACATTTTCAGCAGAATTGAATGTTTCAACAAACCACGCATTTGCTTTT includes the following:
- a CDS encoding DUF4468 domain-containing protein, whose product is MMGTTAPEEARRYERIIEVPNHTKSEIYVKANAWFVETFNSAENVIEFNDRESGRVMGKYVFTYNEGVYT